One part of the Sorangiineae bacterium MSr11954 genome encodes these proteins:
- a CDS encoding formylglycine-generating enzyme family protein, whose protein sequence is MASHFQHGVRAFAVLFLSMAARADARAASEPEMLPVPGGTFTMGSDRGGEPDEHPAHAVTLAPFLLDRTEVTHAAYAECVAARACRPADAHIATRSHAARESLFHGPDQPINGVTWDDAHTYCTWRGKRLPREAEFERAIRGDDGRRFPWGNEPATPELTVFGRDLGRQATDNVGSHPKGRGPYGHDDLAGNVWEWMEDEYDPFAYTRPTAGEGKPGTCPEILAAQNKLREEGKQGFTGSNPIPRLCERVLRGGAYNYDGPSLRSTNRVHHPGTYRLVMTGFRCAKDGDAAPVK, encoded by the coding sequence GTGGCATCGCACTTCCAGCACGGCGTCCGAGCCTTTGCCGTCCTTTTTCTCTCCATGGCCGCCCGCGCCGACGCGCGCGCCGCATCGGAGCCCGAGATGCTTCCGGTCCCCGGCGGCACCTTCACCATGGGCTCCGACCGGGGCGGAGAGCCCGACGAGCACCCCGCCCACGCCGTGACCCTCGCGCCCTTTCTGCTCGACCGAACCGAGGTCACCCACGCCGCCTACGCCGAGTGCGTCGCCGCCCGCGCCTGCCGCCCCGCCGACGCGCACATCGCCACGCGCTCCCACGCCGCACGCGAATCCCTCTTCCACGGTCCGGACCAGCCCATCAACGGGGTCACCTGGGACGACGCGCACACCTACTGCACCTGGCGCGGCAAACGCCTGCCGCGCGAGGCCGAGTTCGAGCGCGCCATCCGCGGCGACGACGGCCGCCGTTTCCCATGGGGCAACGAGCCCGCCACCCCGGAGCTCACCGTCTTCGGCCGCGATCTCGGCCGCCAGGCCACCGACAACGTGGGCTCGCACCCCAAAGGCCGCGGGCCCTACGGCCACGACGATCTGGCCGGCAACGTCTGGGAGTGGATGGAGGACGAGTACGATCCGTTCGCGTACACGCGCCCCACGGCCGGCGAGGGCAAACCCGGTACGTGCCCCGAGATCCTGGCGGCGCAGAACAAGCTGCGCGAAGAGGGCAAGCAAGGCTTTACGGGGTCGAACCCCATCCCGCGCCTCTGCGAGCGCGTTCTCCGCGGCGGCGCCTACAACTACGATGGCCCGAGCCTTCGCAGCACGAACCGCGTGCACCATCCAGGGACGTATCGGCTGGTGATGACGGGGTTTCGGTGCGCAAAGGATGGCGACGCAGCACCGGTAAAATAG
- a CDS encoding DUF262 domain-containing protein: MSSRSITQPNAQTIPLVDLVNQVQRGRVRIPEFQRLFRWQWEDVRRLFDSIVKGYPIGNLLLWQRPAEATHIELGALELDAPAFPEAWWVVDGQQRLISVANTVHARAGATDERFELAFDLRTNEFRRPPQMEDGYIIPLPVLFDLASLVQWFVSDHPEAKDKLPIASEVTKAIREFSVPVYIVEQQDEAVLRDIFNRMNNYGKRLSRAEVFSALHRAQGRRSAEPHSPFADIAELIDHEQGFGRLDDDTVLRAVLARRGGDVTRDIHLEFSSSTAQARDFANETEESAYREGAAAIARAVAFLQEHLHVPHFAFLPYRYLLVVLARFFAHFPEPSVRNRDLLRRWFWRAAILGPDVFGSWTPAMRMLATRIVAGDETGSVQRLLASPIDRALPPPRLTHFRTNKAGSRIILCALWSLGPRSFLNGDPYLQIDLIEELSAGGTLASVVSRVLRREPEGYEHWAANRIFAMDLEPAGGVRELLAMPPIALTAAMREEVLASHALDGQLVAALLRDDPKGFLEGRQQLIQQVSATFLSQMAEEGFEDTPPLDSLDLDDEDHGERDDAVG, from the coding sequence ATGTCGAGCAGGTCGATCACGCAACCAAACGCCCAGACGATTCCGCTGGTCGACCTCGTCAACCAGGTGCAACGCGGGCGTGTCCGCATTCCGGAGTTTCAGCGGTTGTTCCGTTGGCAGTGGGAGGACGTGCGGCGCCTCTTCGACAGCATCGTCAAGGGCTACCCGATCGGCAATCTGCTCCTTTGGCAACGCCCGGCCGAGGCCACGCATATCGAGCTGGGGGCGCTCGAATTGGATGCGCCCGCGTTCCCGGAGGCCTGGTGGGTCGTCGATGGACAGCAACGTCTCATCAGCGTCGCGAACACGGTCCATGCTCGCGCAGGAGCCACCGACGAGCGGTTCGAGCTCGCCTTCGACCTACGCACGAACGAGTTTCGCCGCCCACCTCAAATGGAGGACGGGTACATCATCCCGTTGCCCGTGCTCTTCGACTTGGCGAGCCTCGTTCAGTGGTTCGTCTCCGACCACCCCGAGGCAAAAGACAAGCTCCCCATCGCCTCCGAAGTCACCAAGGCCATCCGCGAGTTCTCGGTTCCCGTGTACATCGTCGAACAGCAGGACGAGGCCGTGCTGCGCGACATCTTCAATCGCATGAACAACTACGGCAAGCGACTGAGTCGCGCCGAAGTGTTCTCGGCTCTCCATCGGGCACAAGGACGACGCAGCGCGGAGCCCCATTCGCCGTTCGCCGACATCGCGGAGCTCATCGATCACGAGCAGGGCTTCGGCCGGCTCGACGACGACACCGTGCTTCGCGCGGTCCTCGCGCGGCGCGGCGGCGATGTCACGCGCGATATCCACCTCGAGTTCTCGAGCAGCACCGCACAAGCGCGCGACTTTGCGAACGAAACGGAAGAGTCGGCCTACCGCGAAGGGGCTGCGGCCATCGCGCGCGCCGTAGCCTTTCTCCAAGAGCACCTGCACGTACCGCACTTCGCGTTCTTGCCGTACCGGTATTTGCTCGTCGTCCTGGCGCGGTTCTTCGCGCATTTTCCGGAGCCCAGCGTGCGCAACCGCGACCTCTTACGGCGCTGGTTCTGGCGGGCGGCCATACTCGGCCCGGACGTATTCGGGAGCTGGACGCCCGCGATGCGCATGCTCGCAACGCGCATCGTGGCCGGTGACGAAACGGGCTCCGTGCAGCGGCTCCTGGCTTCGCCGATCGACCGCGCGCTTCCTCCGCCGCGCCTCACGCACTTTCGCACGAACAAGGCCGGGAGCCGGATCATCCTCTGCGCTTTGTGGTCGCTCGGTCCGCGCTCCTTTCTCAACGGAGATCCGTATCTTCAGATCGATCTCATCGAAGAGCTTTCGGCGGGCGGCACGCTCGCGAGCGTGGTCAGCCGGGTGCTCCGGCGCGAACCCGAAGGATACGAGCATTGGGCCGCGAACCGGATCTTCGCCATGGACCTCGAGCCGGCGGGCGGCGTTCGGGAGCTCCTCGCCATGCCTCCCATCGCGCTCACGGCTGCGATGAGGGAGGAGGTGCTCGCGTCCCACGCGCTCGACGGGCAGCTCGTCGCGGCTCTTTTGCGAGACGACCCGAAGGGCTTTCTCGAAGGGAGGCAGCAGCTCATTCAGCAAGTGAGCGCGACGTTCCTGTCGCAGATGGCCGAGGAGGGCTTCGAGGACACACCTCCACTCGATAGCCTCGATCTGGACGACGAGGACCACGGGGAACGGGACGATGCCGTCGGGTGA
- a CDS encoding HipA domain-containing protein → MPSGDQQFRVYLYEHAIAILHRRDDFTRLVFDAGYVRDPGRAVLGLRFEENLHGRYAAHLRLPPWFSNLLPEGRLRDWIGQSAGVPVEREMGLLAHVGHDLPGAVRVLPVDQPLPLEAGELRDLVHGKKKDDRDALWRFSLAGVGLKFSMLARGERFSAPALGEGGDWIVKLPEPHHAEVPRNELAMMTLARATGIDVPDVKLVHRDMIDSLPDTVWPPHEEHAYAVRRFDRGERRELIHIEDFAQVRGFYPDEKYKGTFETVASLIYRRRDVEGLREFARRLAFNVMIGNGDAHLKNWSLIYRDRRTPTLAPAYDLVATAIYRPAPLGPEDLGLRFGGSRRFDSVRLSHFAALDERLEAKAGLADVAADLVQRTLAQWPAVEELLPETDGMRATVATLLTDRAAMLLRSRAP, encoded by the coding sequence ATGCCGTCGGGTGATCAGCAGTTTCGTGTCTATCTGTACGAGCACGCCATCGCGATCCTCCATCGTCGGGACGACTTCACCCGGCTCGTGTTCGACGCCGGCTATGTGCGCGATCCCGGACGCGCCGTTCTCGGTCTCCGCTTCGAGGAGAATCTGCACGGGCGGTATGCGGCGCACTTGCGACTGCCGCCTTGGTTCTCCAACCTGCTGCCCGAAGGACGTCTCCGCGACTGGATTGGACAATCGGCGGGGGTCCCCGTAGAGCGGGAAATGGGCTTACTGGCCCACGTGGGTCACGATCTCCCCGGCGCGGTACGGGTCCTCCCCGTGGATCAGCCGCTACCGCTGGAGGCGGGCGAGCTCCGTGATCTCGTGCATGGAAAGAAGAAGGACGATCGCGACGCGCTATGGCGTTTTTCGCTCGCCGGGGTAGGGCTCAAATTCTCGATGCTCGCCCGAGGCGAGCGTTTCAGCGCTCCCGCCCTCGGAGAAGGCGGCGATTGGATCGTAAAGCTCCCGGAGCCGCATCACGCGGAGGTCCCGCGCAATGAGCTCGCGATGATGACGCTCGCGCGCGCCACGGGAATCGACGTCCCCGATGTAAAGCTCGTGCACCGCGACATGATCGACTCCTTGCCGGACACGGTGTGGCCGCCCCACGAGGAGCATGCCTACGCCGTTCGACGCTTCGATCGCGGCGAGCGCCGTGAGCTCATTCACATCGAAGATTTTGCGCAGGTGCGAGGGTTCTATCCCGATGAGAAATACAAGGGCACCTTCGAGACGGTGGCGTCACTGATCTACCGCCGCCGTGATGTCGAAGGTTTGCGCGAGTTCGCGCGACGGCTGGCGTTCAACGTGATGATCGGCAACGGCGACGCCCATCTCAAGAACTGGTCGCTCATTTACCGCGACCGCCGCACGCCGACCCTGGCGCCGGCTTATGATCTCGTGGCAACGGCCATCTATCGGCCCGCACCGCTCGGACCGGAGGACCTCGGGTTGCGCTTCGGAGGCTCGAGGCGGTTCGATTCCGTCCGCCTCTCGCACTTCGCTGCGCTGGATGAGCGGCTCGAGGCCAAGGCGGGCCTCGCCGATGTGGCGGCCGATCTCGTCCAGCGCACGCTCGCGCAATGGCCCGCCGTCGAAGAGTTGCTTCCGGAAACGGACGGAATGCGGGCAACCGTAGCCACGTTGTTGACGGACCGCGCGGCGATGCTCCTCCGCTCCCGCGCGCCATGA
- a CDS encoding DUF3293 domain-containing protein encodes MDQALLRQYITTVYELPTPDGPLRVSLDGDSATDPSLLPEILRRPFAVLTAYNPRSMLLPRKVNEGRHTVMRDLLILGCYRVEACVGYDEEPDGTWREPSWLVHNMDRDEATAFGRVFRQNTILVCHNSRPELIVTDPTCDDVGRVIVGTWRLRA; translated from the coding sequence ATGGATCAAGCGCTGCTTCGTCAGTACATCACCACGGTTTACGAGCTTCCGACGCCCGACGGCCCACTTCGCGTCTCGCTCGACGGCGACTCGGCGACCGATCCTTCACTGCTGCCCGAGATTCTCCGGCGCCCCTTCGCCGTTCTCACGGCCTACAACCCGCGCTCGATGCTCCTGCCGCGCAAGGTCAACGAAGGTCGCCACACCGTGATGCGCGACCTTTTGATTCTCGGCTGCTACCGGGTCGAAGCCTGCGTCGGCTACGACGAGGAACCCGACGGCACCTGGCGCGAGCCCTCCTGGCTCGTCCACAACATGGACCGCGACGAAGCCACCGCCTTCGGCCGCGTCTTCCGGCAGAACACGATCCTCGTCTGCCACAACTCGCGCCCCGAGCTGATCGTCACCGATCCGACGTGCGACGACGTCGGTCGCGTGATTGTCGGCACCTGGCGCCTGCGCGCCTGA
- a CDS encoding response regulator transcription factor translates to MMRETQGKVQRKVLVVEDDHSIALGLRINLEGEGYTVFLADDGERGLELATSEEPDLVILDIMLPKMNGLEVLQAIRREGRTMPIILLSARTAEMDKVTGLELGAEDYVAKPFSLAELLARVRAALRRGAMAPPSTMHAFGDIVVDEGARSVRKAGRAVDVTATEFDLLICLLRAKGRVLTRETIFQEVWGPNHHGTPRTIDNFVQQLRAKLETDPQSPRHFQTVRGVGYRFSAS, encoded by the coding sequence ATGATGCGAGAGACGCAAGGCAAGGTGCAGCGCAAGGTGTTGGTGGTGGAGGACGATCACAGCATCGCGCTGGGGCTGCGGATCAACCTCGAGGGCGAGGGCTACACGGTCTTCCTCGCCGACGATGGCGAGCGCGGGCTGGAGCTGGCGACGAGCGAGGAGCCGGATCTGGTCATCCTGGACATCATGCTCCCAAAGATGAACGGGCTGGAGGTGCTGCAAGCCATCCGGCGCGAGGGGCGCACGATGCCGATCATCTTACTGAGCGCGCGCACGGCCGAGATGGACAAGGTGACGGGCCTCGAGCTTGGCGCCGAAGACTACGTGGCCAAGCCTTTTAGTTTGGCGGAGCTGCTCGCTCGGGTGCGGGCGGCGCTTCGCCGCGGTGCGATGGCGCCTCCCTCGACGATGCACGCATTCGGCGACATCGTGGTCGACGAGGGTGCGCGCAGTGTGCGCAAAGCCGGCCGCGCCGTCGACGTCACGGCGACCGAGTTCGATCTGTTGATATGCCTGCTTCGCGCCAAGGGGCGCGTGCTTACGCGTGAGACGATTTTCCAGGAAGTGTGGGGGCCGAACCACCATGGCACCCCGCGCACGATCGACAATTTCGTCCAGCAGCTGCGCGCCAAGCTGGAGACGGATCCGCAGAGCCCGCGGCATTTTCAGACGGTGCGGGGGGTGGGGTATCGGTTTTCGGCGAGCTGA
- a CDS encoding ATP-binding protein, whose amino-acid sequence MSTGKNLQRLGYRRIVQLLIYLVIIPTVLLLTLGFVLMFLGEGSTNLLLGILTVTFVSVAVTGVILVLVFVRREANLSELQADFVSKVSHELRTPLTAIRLFAETIERSRDDEKTVDQCLDHLLGECERLTGRIQRLLDWGRMEAGRRFYDLREQSLSEVMEQAVAGFTALRTDKVDFASEIEPDLPKILADRDALVDAIVNLLSNAHKYGGTPPVVRLRAFAPAVGGVAISVTDNGPGIARPEHRRIFQKFYRIDDRLSREREGSGLGLAIVKHVVRAHRGRIVLESAPGKGSTFTLVLPTPRVSRRQQLRQRSSSASPSAEASGSS is encoded by the coding sequence GTGTCCACCGGCAAGAACCTCCAGCGCCTCGGTTACCGGAGGATCGTCCAGCTCCTCATCTATCTGGTCATCATCCCCACGGTGCTCCTTCTGACCTTGGGGTTCGTGCTGATGTTCCTCGGGGAGGGGAGCACGAACCTCCTGCTCGGGATCCTGACGGTCACCTTCGTTTCGGTGGCGGTGACGGGGGTCATCCTGGTGCTCGTCTTCGTCCGTCGGGAGGCCAACCTCAGCGAGCTGCAGGCCGACTTCGTCTCCAAAGTGAGCCACGAGCTGCGCACCCCGCTCACGGCCATCCGTCTCTTTGCGGAGACCATCGAGCGCTCCCGCGACGACGAGAAGACCGTCGACCAGTGCCTCGATCACCTGCTCGGCGAGTGCGAGCGTCTCACGGGGCGCATCCAGCGCTTGCTCGACTGGGGCCGCATGGAGGCTGGCCGGCGCTTCTACGATCTTCGGGAGCAGAGCTTGTCGGAGGTGATGGAGCAAGCCGTGGCCGGCTTCACCGCGCTGCGCACGGACAAGGTGGACTTCGCGAGCGAGATCGAGCCCGACCTGCCGAAGATCCTCGCCGACCGCGACGCGCTGGTCGACGCCATCGTCAATTTGCTCTCCAACGCCCACAAATACGGCGGCACGCCCCCGGTGGTGCGCCTGCGCGCGTTCGCGCCGGCGGTGGGCGGGGTGGCCATTTCGGTGACCGACAACGGCCCGGGCATCGCGCGCCCCGAGCACCGCCGCATCTTTCAGAAGTTTTACCGAATCGACGACCGTCTGTCGCGCGAGCGCGAGGGGAGCGGGCTCGGTCTGGCCATCGTCAAGCACGTCGTGCGCGCCCACCGCGGGCGCATCGTTTTGGAGAGCGCACCGGGAAAGGGGAGCACGTTCACCTTGGTCCTCCCGACGCCGCGCGTTTCACGCCGCCAGCAGCTGCGGCAGCGTTCGTCGTCGGCTTCGCCTTCGGCCGAGGCTTCGGGATCGTCATGA
- the aroE gene encoding shikimate dehydrogenase: MTTASQDRARRFAVIGDPVAHTKSPRMHGAAFRALNLPHSYEALRVLPGDLERVVQQLRARTYDGLNVTVPHKENVLAFVDELDPSARAVGAANTLVCNPNGSVVAHNTDVPALVAELRELAPERTVEAWGEKQALVLGSGGAARAAVVALAVMGVRLITVRARSVDRATKLSELVMRAGAPALLRAQPLAATEHDGGFGVVVQTTTCGMEGGPPGEAISGAVDWDRLASEAVALDVVYSPPETPFLRAAFGRGLRVKNGLGMLTGQGALAFELWLGVRAPRDVMRAALAS, from the coding sequence ATGACCACGGCATCGCAAGACCGCGCGCGGCGCTTCGCCGTCATCGGCGATCCGGTGGCGCACACCAAGAGCCCGCGCATGCACGGCGCCGCCTTTCGCGCGCTGAACCTGCCGCACAGCTACGAGGCGCTGCGCGTGTTGCCGGGCGATCTCGAGCGGGTGGTGCAACAGCTCCGCGCGCGCACCTACGATGGCCTCAACGTGACCGTGCCGCACAAGGAGAACGTGCTGGCCTTCGTCGACGAGCTCGACCCGAGCGCCCGCGCGGTGGGGGCGGCCAACACCTTGGTGTGCAACCCAAACGGCTCGGTGGTCGCGCACAACACCGACGTGCCGGCGCTGGTGGCCGAGCTGCGCGAGCTCGCGCCCGAGCGCACGGTGGAGGCTTGGGGCGAGAAGCAGGCGCTCGTCCTTGGAAGCGGAGGGGCCGCGCGGGCGGCGGTGGTGGCGCTCGCGGTCATGGGCGTGCGGCTCATCACGGTGCGTGCCCGCTCGGTCGACCGCGCCACCAAGCTCTCGGAGCTGGTCATGCGGGCCGGCGCACCCGCGCTCTTGCGCGCGCAGCCTCTGGCGGCGACCGAGCACGATGGCGGGTTCGGCGTGGTCGTGCAGACCACCACCTGCGGGATGGAGGGCGGGCCGCCGGGCGAAGCGATCTCGGGCGCCGTCGATTGGGATCGACTCGCCTCCGAGGCCGTCGCGCTGGACGTCGTGTACTCGCCGCCGGAGACCCCGTTTTTGCGCGCTGCGTTCGGTCGCGGGTTGCGCGTGAAAAATGGCCTGGGGATGCTCACCGGCCAGGGGGCGCTGGCCTTCGAGCTCTGGCTCGGGGTGCGCGCGCCGCGCGACGTCATGAGGGCAGCGCTCGCGTCGTAG